A segment of the Bacteroidota bacterium genome:
ATAATTAAATAACAGTCCCACCGCAGCGATGGCAATTCCGGCTGATGAAAAAAACGCGAAACGATCGGCAACAATTCCTACTGCGGGTTTTACAAAATTTAAATACATAGAAGAAGAGGCGCAAAACATAAATAGTCCGGTGAATATTACTAAGTCTTTCTTCAAAAAAGATTTTATTACGCCATAAGCTAAAGCAGGAAAAGCGATAATTCCCAACCATCCATAGCTTCCAATTTTAAGAATTGTAATGGTGTCGTAGCCGTAATAACATACTTGCTTAATCGGATACACGCATTGCACGATGTAAAAACCGAGCGAGTTAAACATGGCAATGACGCGGTGCAGCATCCCTTTATTAAAGTACATAGGATTTTCGAAATAGTATAACACACGCTTGGTTTCTTCTATCGCAATCATGCCCTTCTTAGTTGCCTTAAATAAATACAATGAAACAATCATCGCCACAATGCTTAATGCGATCCATTTAAATCGACCCGAATCCTTCACAAAAAACACAGCAGGAATGATGGCTATAAAAGGTAAAGCATCAAACTTCGACAGAAAAGCCAGGTAAAAATGAACAACAGAAAAAATAAGATACTGCCATTTTTTAAAACCTGATTCGTAAAAATAATAATAGGCTTTAAATCCTGCCATACTAAATATAAAACTTAGCAGGATATCTCGATTCTTTAAACTGGCAACCACTTCGGTATGAATTGGCATGGCTGCAAACAACAAGGTTATATAAAACGGTAGATTCGGATTATAATCTTTGAATAAAAGTTGTAGTAAACGATAAAACAAAAACAAACTAATGACATAAAGCAAAAGATTAAAAAAGTGGGATGTGCCGGGCTTTACTTCAAATAATTCGTGCTCGATGGCATATGAAATTTTAACAAGCGGACGATAATCGAACTGATAATCTTCGGAGCTTCCGATATAAAATGATTTGAGAATTTTCGGAATTGCTTTTAGTCCTTGGGCGGTGAGATTCTCAGGTTGCGTAACAATCGAGTCATCCAACGAGTAACCATTTTTAAGGGCGTTAAAGTAAAGCACAAAAACAACCCCAAGAATAATCAGGCGTTCTTTATTGAAGTAAGATTTCAATTGTGCGATACGACTCATTTGTTAACGAAGATAGCCAATAATTTTAAGATAATTTAGCAATTAGCTTACTGCTAAAAATCATAAGACGAGCCTAGGAATTCGGCCTGTTTTTTACTAATTTTAGTAGACCAATGAAAACATTAAACGCAAATGCCCTCAGAGTTTTAGAAAGTCGTTATCTACTTAAGAATTCCGATGGAAGCATTGTGGAAACACCCGAGCAACTCTTTAAGCGAGTAGCGCATCATATTGCTAATGCCGAGCATCTACTTAACAACTCAGAACAACAGTTGTATTGGGAAAAGGAATTCTTTGCAGTTATGAGTCGCTTGGAATTTCTTCCCAACTCACCTACTCTTATGAATGCCGGTCTGCCCTTGAATCAATTAAGCGCTTGTTTTGTATTACCGGTTGAAGATAGTATTGCAGATATTTTTACCACATTAAAGAATACTGCCCTTATTCAACAAAGCGGCGGTGGTACCGGCTTTAATTTTTCAGCCTTAAGACACAACGGTGATTTTATTAATTCGAGCCATGGTTACTCTACCGGTCCGATTTCATTCATGAAAATTTTTGATGCTGCAACAGACAACATCAAGCAAGGCGGAAAAAGAAGAGGTGCTAATATGGGCATTTTGAATATTGACCATCCGGATATTGAAGAATTCATTGAACTAAAAAATGTGGAAGGTGTTCTCAGCAATTTTAATATTTCGGTTGGCATAACAGATGCATTTATGATTGCAGTAGAAAAAAATGCAGATTGGGAATTGAAACATCCGATTAGCAGAAAAAGCATCAAAAGTATTCCGGCGCGTGCATTATGGAATAAAATCATCTCTAATGCCTGGCTCACCGGCGACCCCGGATTAATCTTTTTAGACACGATTAACGAAAGCAACCCTACTCCGAAGATTGGAGCTATTACTTGCACAAATCCCTGCGGAGAAGTTCCTTTACTTTCGTATGAAGCCTGTAATTTAGGTTCGATAGATGTTGCCAAATTTTACGATGAAAAGAAAAACAAAATAGATTACGAACGATTAGAAAAATGTATTACAACGGCTATTCGTTTTTTGGATAATGTAATTGAAGTAAACAATTATGTAATTCCCGAAATAAAAACGATGGTGAAAGGCAATCGTAAAATAGGATTAGGCATTATGGGTTGGGCCGAATTACTTATTAAGTTAGAAACTCCTTATGCCTCCGAAAAAGCGGTGAAGCTAGGAGAAGAACTGATGGCATTTATCAATGAGAAAAGTTTTGATGCGTCTCAAAAATTAGCGGAAGAAAGAGGCGTATTCAAAAATTGGGATAATAGCATCTACAATGAAAATGTTAAACTTAGAAATGCAACAAGAACAAGTATTGCTCCTACCGGAACCATTTCAATCATTGCAGGAACCAGTTCTTCAATTGAACCATTATTTGCATTAGCAATTCACAGAGAGAATGTATTGAATAACGAAACCCTCACCGAAATAAATG
Coding sequences within it:
- a CDS encoding adenosylcobalamin-dependent ribonucleoside-diphosphate reductase, with amino-acid sequence MKTLNANALRVLESRYLLKNSDGSIVETPEQLFKRVAHHIANAEHLLNNSEQQLYWEKEFFAVMSRLEFLPNSPTLMNAGLPLNQLSACFVLPVEDSIADIFTTLKNTALIQQSGGGTGFNFSALRHNGDFINSSHGYSTGPISFMKIFDAATDNIKQGGKRRGANMGILNIDHPDIEEFIELKNVEGVLSNFNISVGITDAFMIAVEKNADWELKHPISRKSIKSIPARALWNKIISNAWLTGDPGLIFLDTINESNPTPKIGAITCTNPCGEVPLLSYEACNLGSIDVAKFYDEKKNKIDYERLEKCITTAIRFLDNVIEVNNYVIPEIKTMVKGNRKIGLGIMGWAELLIKLETPYASEKAVKLGEELMAFINEKSFDASQKLAEERGVFKNWDNSIYNENVKLRNATRTSIAPTGTISIIAGTSSSIEPLFALAIHRENVLNNETLTEINEACLIYLKRKNLLTDEIVSEIKKSGSIQNTGLPNEIKELFKTSLEIEPYWHIQHQVAFQKHTDNAVSKTINLPGGATVTDVENAYLTAWKNKAKGITIYRYGSKSQQVLHSGTEETENQGSCKVCVN